The following is a genomic window from Sedimenticola thiotaurini.
CGCCCTGAAGAGAAGGTAAAACCCAACCGGTTCTTTAAGGAAAACGTGGCCGGTGGCGGACAACGGATCACACTGCCCACCGGCAGTGCCATACGCAGTACCGGTCAATGGGCAGATCAGTTACACAACGGCCTGCATCTTGAGGGGGGGCAACTGCTCGCCTATGCCGGCAACGACAGCCGTTATCACTACATCGCGGCGGACCTCACCGCCGCATATAACAATACCCAATACGACGATAACGGGCAGAACGGCAAAGTCACCGAAGCCACCCGGGAGTTGCTCTACCTGGTGAACACGGATCAGTTGATCATTCACGACAAGCTGGTCTCCACCGATCCCGACTATGCCAAGAAGTGGCTGTTGCACACCATTAATCGCCCCCGATTGGCAGATACACGGCTGTTGGCGGGAACGGAGGAGAACGGCATCCTGCAGAGTGGAGCCAGGCAGCTGCGGATAGCCAACGGCCCGGGCAGATTGCGGGTGGATACCCTCTATCCCAGGGAGAGCATCACCCGTCTGATAGGCGGCCCCGACTACCAGTACTATGTGGAAACCGATGGCGATGACAGCGAGCTGGATGGCTGGAACATGGTTGAAGGCGTAAATCGGAAACCCTGGTTTGAGGACGCCCTCTGGCGGGTGGAGATCCAACCTGCCAAACCCCGTTCGGAAGATCATTTCCTGACCGTGCTGACTCCGAGTCTGGGGGAGTTTAAAGAGGTTGACCCGGAACGGCTTGAGACCGGCTCGGAGCGTATCTATGGAGCACGCACTCAGGGTAATCTGGTCCTTTTTGTGGACGGTCGGGAACCGCAGCAGGTATCCGTTGCGACAAAGCGCGGCGATGACGCCCTCTACCTGGTCGGAATAACTCCCGGGACCCGGGTAACCCTGGTGCTCGATGGCGCGGAAACCGGTTATACCGCCGACGATGCCGGGATGGCGATCATCCCTCTCAATGACACTGCTAGAGACAATATCCGGCTCAGCTGGTAATTCAGGCCTGGTTCACCGTTTCAGCAGTTCATGTACGTACTTGACCGGAATGGCATAGCTGATGCCGGAGGGACGCTCCAGCAGGGTTTCTTTGGTATCTTTCACAAAGACACTGTTCAACACCCCCACAACCTTGCCCGATTGGGCATCGTAGACAGGACTGCCACTGTTGCCGGGATAGGCCGTGCCATCCAACTGGTACACCTCAAACCGATTGCGCATACGCATAATCTGCTTGGCTGTCAGGTCTTTGGAATTGTTTGAGGGTATAACGATGGGGGTGATGGCTGAAATAATGCCCCGATGGGTCACCGGATAAAGTCCCAGCACGGTACCGATGGGGAAACCGGTAAAAGCAATCTCCTCCCCTTCCCGGATTCTGCTCTCAGGTGCCAGGGACATAGCCGGTAAGGGGCCATTGCTGATCTCCAGCAGCACCAGATCGTGTTCCGGATCACTGTTCACGATCTTGGCCGGATGGACGGTGGCCTTACTGCCCCGCCCGCTGAATACTGCCAGGGTCTCCCGTTTGGCATGATCGATCAGTTCCGGCAATACATGATGATTCGTCACAATATGACGGCCATCTCCCACCACAAAGCCGGTGCCCCGAAACTGGGCCGATGGGCGGCGCAACGGCATCACTGTGCCCACCGAGACTATACTGGGCCGGATTCGATCAATAATATCAGGCAGGTCGGCGCTGTTTGCCCCATGGCAAAACAGGCCCAACAGGACGGCAGCGTAAAAAGCCAGGCCGTGTAATCGCATCGGTAATACCCCTTAATTTCCCATCAAGTTGATGTGTAAATGGATAATTGCCTCAATTCAGTGAGAACCTATCCCGGAGTCCTAAAATTCCACTAAAACCGGATCGGTATTCAGGGTAAACTCTGCCAACCGGGAAAGCTGGTCCGGCATGATAGGCCATTATTTGAATATTCAACAACAGCAATACCGGTAACCACTCTATCTGACGAGCCACAAGGAAAGCATCTGATGGATAACAACGTAGTCTGGCACCGACCCACCGTCACCCGTGACAGGCGAGCTCAGAACAATGGCCATAAAAGCGTCATTCTTTGGTTTACCGGTCTATCCGGGGCAGGAAAATCGACCATCGCCCATGCCCTGGAAGAGAGTCTCTACCAGCTCGGCGCAAAGACCTATGTGCTCGATGGTGACAACGTCAGACATGGCCTGTGCGGCGATCTGGGTTTCTCCGATAAGGATCGGAATGAAAATATACGACGCATCGGTGAAGTCTCAAAGCTTTTCATCGATGCCGGGGTCATCGCCCTATGTGCCTTTATTTCCCCATTTCGCGCCGATCGGCAGCGGGCGCGTGAACTGGTCGATGAAGGGGATTTTATTGAGATCCATGTGAAGTGTCCGCTGGAAGTGTGTGAGACACGCGACCCGAAAGGCCTCTACCAGAAAGCCCGGGCGGGCTTGATCAAGGGGTATACCGGTATATCGTCACCTTACGAGGAGCCGGAAAATCCCGAGATCGTCCTGGATACCAGCGTACAAAACATCAATGAATGCGTAGAACAGATTATTGATTATCTGACAAAAAAAGAGATTGTGGTCCCCGGTAATCGGAATAAATCGGTGAATGGATAAATCGATAGTGCCTGTTCACATCCATGGATCTGGTAACGGCATCACCCGCTTAAACCACTGCAGACAGCATTAATTATTTAGATTAACAGGGCCTTATGACATCGCCCCCGCCCCTTATCGCACACGTTATCCACCACCTCTGGATTGGTGGTCTGGAAAATGGCCTGATCAACCTGATCAATCGTATACCGGAACAGCGTTATCGGCACGCCATCATCTGCATGGATGATTTTTCAGACTTCCGGGACCGGCTGCAAAGGGATGATGTGCCGGTGATTGCCATGCATAAAAAACCGGGACGGGATCCAGCAACAAAGTGGCGCCTGTTCAAACTGTTCAGAGATTTAAAACCGACCATTCTCCACTCCCGCAACCTATCCGGACTGGATGCCCTGTTGCCCGCCTATCTGGCCGGTATCAAACACCGGGTTCATGGTGAACACGGCCGGGATATGGATGATCTGGATGGCAGCAACAAAAAACTGCAACTTTTGCGCCGCCTGCACCGTCCCCTGATAAACCGTTATATACCACTCTCACAAGATCTCGAGCGATACCTGACGGAAAAAATCGGCATCCATAGCTCCCGCATCAGCCAGATCTACAACGGCGTGGATACGGATAGATTCAAACCAGTACAGGGAGAGAAGCCGGACCTGCCGGTCGGCGGAAGTTTCACGCCAGCAGGCGCCATAGTCATCGGTACTGTTGGGCGCTTTCAATCGGTAAAGGATCAGATGAATCTGGCCGAAGGGTTTATCCTGCTGCTGAACAAGAATCCGGACCTGAAAAGCATCGCGCGGCTGGTGATGATCGGTGACGGCCCGCTGCGTGAACCGGTTCTGGGGAGATTGGCAGATGCGGGTTATGCGGACCTGGTCTGGGCACCCGGCGCACGGGATGATGTCAACGAGCTGCTTCCAGCGATTGATCTGTTTGTTCTCCCCTCTCTGGCGGAAGGAATATCTAACACCCTGCTGGAGGCCATGTCATGCGGATTACCCGTCATAGCCACGGCAGTGGGCGGAAACCCGGAACTGGTGGTGGACGGGGTAACAGGCACCCTGATACCACCCGCGGACAGCCCTGCTCTGGCCGACGCGCTGGCGCTTTATCTGCGTAATCCGGCACTCCTGGAATCCCATGGGGCAGCAGCGCGGCAACGGGTCGAGGAGAAATTCAGCATCAAAGCTATGGTGGAGCGATACATGGGGGTTTACGACGACCTGCTGATGAGACCATAAACCGGCAGCAACTCTACACTGCTAACATTACGATCTTACCTATTGGCGATGGATTGTTTGGCCGCCTGATACTTTTCCATTACAAAACGGCCGATTTCGGATTGCCCGATAATGCCCACAATTTTTTCAGCAGTGTCAGAATCAATCGTGGTCTCCCACTTATCGATATT
Proteins encoded in this region:
- the cysC gene encoding adenylyl-sulfate kinase, which produces MDNNVVWHRPTVTRDRRAQNNGHKSVILWFTGLSGAGKSTIAHALEESLYQLGAKTYVLDGDNVRHGLCGDLGFSDKDRNENIRRIGEVSKLFIDAGVIALCAFISPFRADRQRARELVDEGDFIEIHVKCPLEVCETRDPKGLYQKARAGLIKGYTGISSPYEEPENPEIVLDTSVQNINECVEQIIDYLTKKEIVVPGNRNKSVNG
- a CDS encoding S1 family peptidase codes for the protein MRLHGLAFYAAVLLGLFCHGANSADLPDIIDRIRPSIVSVGTVMPLRRPSAQFRGTGFVVGDGRHIVTNHHVLPELIDHAKRETLAVFSGRGSKATVHPAKIVNSDPEHDLVLLEISNGPLPAMSLAPESRIREGEEIAFTGFPIGTVLGLYPVTHRGIISAITPIVIPSNNSKDLTAKQIMRMRNRFEVYQLDGTAYPGNSGSPVYDAQSGKVVGVLNSVFVKDTKETLLERPSGISYAIPVKYVHELLKR
- a CDS encoding TIGR03088 family PEP-CTERM/XrtA system glycosyltransferase gives rise to the protein MTSPPPLIAHVIHHLWIGGLENGLINLINRIPEQRYRHAIICMDDFSDFRDRLQRDDVPVIAMHKKPGRDPATKWRLFKLFRDLKPTILHSRNLSGLDALLPAYLAGIKHRVHGEHGRDMDDLDGSNKKLQLLRRLHRPLINRYIPLSQDLERYLTEKIGIHSSRISQIYNGVDTDRFKPVQGEKPDLPVGGSFTPAGAIVIGTVGRFQSVKDQMNLAEGFILLLNKNPDLKSIARLVMIGDGPLREPVLGRLADAGYADLVWAPGARDDVNELLPAIDLFVLPSLAEGISNTLLEAMSCGLPVIATAVGGNPELVVDGVTGTLIPPADSPALADALALYLRNPALLESHGAAARQRVEEKFSIKAMVERYMGVYDDLLMRP